CAGCCTCGAAACACGCCTGTCTTACGCGCAAACCAACACGTTCTCCCCTTCGCAGCCGGCAGAAGGCCCGCAAGGCTTGCTGGCAGGGCTTTACAGAGGCCCGGGCAACGTCCCTGTTTTTGTACCAGGCACGCAGCACTACGCCTTTGGCGCCGCGCCTATCTATGCCATGTTGCATGATGGTGGCACCCGCGAGGAAAAAAACAACTACATCGATGCCGTCTTTACGCTGCGGACCGACAGTCTCCTTGCCAAAGGGCTCTCGCTCCGGCTCGTGTACAGTCCGCAACAACACACCCTGTATGATAACCTCGGCCGGAACAGCATCCAGCTATGGAACAAGCTGTCGCCGGTAGAAACCGTGCAGGAACACAGCCTGCTGCAAAAGAGCAAGCTACAGGGCAAGGGAGGCAACCTCCAGCTGCTGGCGGATTACGACATCAAAGCCAACAAACACAATGTTCATATACTTGGCGGCTATACGCAGGAAACATATAACACCGATCAAAATACCGCAGCGTCTTATGATCTTTCGCCGGACAATGTTAACAGTTATTATTTTAATGGCCCGCCGCAATACACCATGACCCAGTTTACCAATGGCACGCTCATGTCGTTGTTTGGCAAGATCAACTATAATTATGACAACCGTTATCTGCTGGAAGCCAATTTGATTGGCGGCCGCCTGTCGCAGCGCAGCAGCGCTTTTCCGGCGATGAAACAATGGCAGGCCTTCCCTTCGTTTTCTGCCGGATGGCGGCTGAATAACGAAGAATGGTTTTACCGTGCCTTTCATTTCTTCAATGAATTTAAACTGCGCTGGTCTTGGGGAAGATTGGGAAATGTCAACAGCTGGAACAGCATTGACAATGATGAAAGGCTCAGCACTTTTACTTTTGGTTACAATAATCCCTTCTCTCCTTTTGTCTACAAAAATCCTATTCCCCAGGCATCAGGATGGGAAAATATTTCCACTTACAACTACGGTTGGGACGCTACCCTTTTCCGCGGCAGGCTCACGCTCTCTGCAGATTATTTTGTGAAACATAACCGCGACATGCGCATACCGGTACAGCTGCCCTCTACTGCCGGCGCATGGCCGCTTCGCTTCAATACCGGAGAAATGAGGTCATGGGGCTGGGAAGTGAACGCCGGCTGGCGAAGCAGCCATGGGCCTTTCACCTGGTACCTCAACGCCAACCTGTTCAACAACCAGACGAAAGTGCTGCGCAACGATGGCGTAACTCCACAAGCAGGCTGGAATGTAGGCATCGCCGGTTACCCCTATGCATCGTTGTTTGGTTATATCTCAGATGGTTATTTCCAGACAAAGGCGGAAGTTCAGCAACACGCCTTCCAAAGCGCCAATACCGGCCCCGGTGATATCAAATACCGGGATGTCAACGGGGACCATCAAATTGACGGCCGTGACCTTGTATACCTGGGCAGCACAGATCCGCAGCTGGCCTATGGCATTGATGCAGGCTTCTCCTGGAAAGGCCTTGAATTCTCGATTTTCTTCCAGGGTGTCAGCGACCGTAAGGTAATGCCTGATCCCCGCTATAATATTCCTTTTGTCAATGGCGGGCAGCAGCCGTGGGACATCAACCAGGACTACTGGACACCAGACCGTCCAAATGCACTGTTCCCCCGCCTCTATCTGCACGATGAACAGAATACCGCTCCTTCCAGCCATTGGGTGATGAATGGCGCTTATATCCGTTTGAAAAACCTGCAGCTGGGCTATAACCTGCCCGCCGCCTGGTTAAAACGCATTCCTGTTAAAAACCTGCGTCTTTACTTCTCCGGACAGGACCTCTGGGAAAGCACAAAGATGAAGATCCGTTACTATGACCCGGAACAGGCAGGTGGCTATATCGGTAACGCCTATCCGTTTTTCAGGTCATATACGATTGGATTGAATGCCTCCTTTTAATGGGGACCGACATAAAAATAAACAGGCCGTCTCTTCAGCGAGAGACGGCCTGTTTATTTTCAGTCAATATAGTTCGTGTTATACCAGTTCTTGTTTTTTGCCTGCCAGCAGGTACAGGGCGGCCATTCTCACAGCCACGCCGTTTTCCACCTGGTCGAGGATGATGGACTGACCGGAATCTGCCACATCGGAATCCAGTTCCACGCCGCGGTTGATCGGGCCGGGGTGCATGATCAGGATTTCCTTGTTGAGACTGTCCAGCAGCTGGCGATTAACACCGTAGGCCAGTGAATATTCGCGGAGGGAAGAGAACAGCGGCGTGTTCTGTCTTTCCAGCTGAATACGGAGCACATTGGCCACATCGCACCATTGCAGCGCTTCGCGGATATTGTAGCTCACGTTCACGCCGAGGGCGGCAGCCATATGTTTGGGAATGAGTGTAGGCGGACCTACCACGGTCACTTCAGCACCGAGTTTTTTCAGGCAGTAAATATTGGACAGCGCCACGCGGGAGTGCATAATATCGCCGCAGATGGCGACCTTCTTACCTTCCACCGTACCGAGCTTTTCCCGAATGGAAAAAGCGTCCAGCAGCGCCTGTGTGGGATGTTCGTTGATACCGTCGCCGGCATTCAGGATGGGCACCTGGATATGGCGCGACAGGAAATGCGGCGCACCGCTGGCCGAATGGCGCATCACCACCACGTCCACTTTCATGGACAGGATGTTGTTGACCGTATCGATCAGCGTCTCTCCTTTTGACACCGAGGAACCGGAAGCGGAGAAATTGATAGTATCTGCGCCCAGCCTCTTTTCCGCCAGTTCAAAAGAAATGCGGGTACGGGTTGAGTTCTCAAAAAATAAATTAACGATGGTAGTATCGCGCAGCGTGGGAACTTTTTTAATCGGCCTTTGTAAAACCTCCTTAAACTGGTCGGCGGTTTGAAAAATAAGTTCTATATCCTGGCGCTGCAGATCGCGAATTCCGAGTAAGTGTTTTACAGAAAGTGACATTAATGTGCAAATATAAAGGGTGAAATCTGAATTGAAAAATCCGGTTTATGTTAATCAACCAGAATAACTTCATCTTTCCCATCTCTTTGCTCCCATAATACCCTTACTTTCTGAGAAATAAGAGCATCGATGGTGCGCCCGGTATAATCGGGCTGAATGGGCAGCTGACGGCTGAAACGGCGGTCTATCAACGCCAGAAGTTCTACCGAAGCCGGCCTGCCGAAGTCGAGCATGGCATCCAGTGCCGAACGGATGGTCCGGCCTGTATACAACACGTCGTCTATCAGCACCACCTTTTTATTTTCTATGGAGAAATTAATGTTGGTCTCGCTGGGCACATGCAAAGTTTTGCCTTTGTTGTAATCGTCCCTGTAAAATGTAATATCCAGTTTGCCGTAATGGATAATGGTGCCGGGCAACAGCTTCTTCAGTGTTTCATAAATCCTGTCCCCAAGATAGATGCCGCGTGGCTGCAACCCTATCAGTACCGTGTTTTCAAACTGCAAATGATTCTCGATCAGCTGATGGCAAAGTCTGTCTATCGTAATAGCCAGCTGTTTACCGTTTAGTATGGTTTTCAAAACAATACGCTTTTAAGTGCCAAAAATACGGATTAATGCCACACATAAAAAGATGAAAATCATAAAGCAGCTGGATAAATATCACTGACTTTCATTTTTCAGTAGGGATAATTCGATTATATAGCAGGAAATTAATATTTAACAGTGTAGTCTTTGGTATTAACTTTCACTTCTAAAACAACAGCGGGAAATTAGTTGCGCTAATTTCCCGCTATCTGTCGTACTTTAGTCGTACCAAAATATTGGTATGAAAACACTCAAGTTAATCATTGCTATGGCCGCCTTCCTTCAATTCTGGGGTTCTTCTTCCCAGGCCCAAATCAAAGTCGGGGACAAAATCCCGGCTTTCAGCCTGCAGGACCAAAACGGGAAAACCTTCGACGTCAGCACCGTACTGGGCAAGCAGCCGCTTGTCATCTACTTCTATCCGAAAGATGAAACCAGTGTGTGTACCAAAGAGGCTTGTTCTTTCCGGGATTCCTATCAGGATTTCCAGCATTACGGCGCCATGGTGATCGGTATCAGCTCCGACAATGTGGCTTCCC
This window of the Chitinophaga varians genome carries:
- a CDS encoding aspartate carbamoyltransferase catalytic subunit; translation: MSLSVKHLLGIRDLQRQDIELIFQTADQFKEVLQRPIKKVPTLRDTTIVNLFFENSTRTRISFELAEKRLGADTINFSASGSSVSKGETLIDTVNNILSMKVDVVVMRHSASGAPHFLSRHIQVPILNAGDGINEHPTQALLDAFSIREKLGTVEGKKVAICGDIMHSRVALSNIYCLKKLGAEVTVVGPPTLIPKHMAAALGVNVSYNIREALQWCDVANVLRIQLERQNTPLFSSLREYSLAYGVNRQLLDSLNKEILIMHPGPINRGVELDSDVADSGQSIILDQVENGVAVRMAALYLLAGKKQELV
- the pyrR gene encoding bifunctional pyr operon transcriptional regulator/uracil phosphoribosyltransferase PyrR: MKTILNGKQLAITIDRLCHQLIENHLQFENTVLIGLQPRGIYLGDRIYETLKKLLPGTIIHYGKLDITFYRDDYNKGKTLHVPSETNINFSIENKKVVLIDDVLYTGRTIRSALDAMLDFGRPASVELLALIDRRFSRQLPIQPDYTGRTIDALISQKVRVLWEQRDGKDEVILVD
- a CDS encoding TonB-dependent receptor, with the translated sequence MQHAMLQAPRSHTRSRCVPVFFFCFVILVFAGSLAAAQTPDAQPKRISLQYVNVSLKTVIRDIEKQTRYTFAISTDELETRKGVSIHVHHAALPDVLRQLFPVSRYKVEIRDGQIIVIPQNAALTDVSGDTNNRPANNNRWQVTGTVTDGLVPLSGVSLREQGTSNGTATNENGNFKLDLASGQAVLTVSLIGFESKEIAVRDRHNFSVTLQPDLKKLNELVVLGYGLQKRANITGAIAQIDGARLKSRPVPNVMAALQGTATGLVVTRSNGQPGKEGFNIQVRGVNSGNNNTPVIVDGVPGSLAVLNPDDIESVSILKDASAASIYGARGAGGVVLVTTRTGKPGKLAIDFNTLAGFETPIRIPHRLPSAQQARMENEATVNAGGIAPWQQGEIDLMQKGNYYADDYTKPGYYRYYYNFDQLSLLSKKKTGIQNYNVSVKGGDSLNQFSASFGYFGRQGLFVEGPDRTHRVNARFNINNRFSKHISLETRLSYAQTNTFSPSQPAEGPQGLLAGLYRGPGNVPVFVPGTQHYAFGAAPIYAMLHDGGTREEKNNYIDAVFTLRTDSLLAKGLSLRLVYSPQQHTLYDNLGRNSIQLWNKLSPVETVQEHSLLQKSKLQGKGGNLQLLADYDIKANKHNVHILGGYTQETYNTDQNTAASYDLSPDNVNSYYFNGPPQYTMTQFTNGTLMSLFGKINYNYDNRYLLEANLIGGRLSQRSSAFPAMKQWQAFPSFSAGWRLNNEEWFYRAFHFFNEFKLRWSWGRLGNVNSWNSIDNDERLSTFTFGYNNPFSPFVYKNPIPQASGWENISTYNYGWDATLFRGRLTLSADYFVKHNRDMRIPVQLPSTAGAWPLRFNTGEMRSWGWEVNAGWRSSHGPFTWYLNANLFNNQTKVLRNDGVTPQAGWNVGIAGYPYASLFGYISDGYFQTKAEVQQHAFQSANTGPGDIKYRDVNGDHQIDGRDLVYLGSTDPQLAYGIDAGFSWKGLEFSIFFQGVSDRKVMPDPRYNIPFVNGGQQPWDINQDYWTPDRPNALFPRLYLHDEQNTAPSSHWVMNGAYIRLKNLQLGYNLPAAWLKRIPVKNLRLYFSGQDLWESTKMKIRYYDPEQAGGYIGNAYPFFRSYTIGLNASF
- a CDS encoding peroxiredoxin → MKTLKLIIAMAAFLQFWGSSSQAQIKVGDKIPAFSLQDQNGKTFDVSTVLGKQPLVIYFYPKDETSVCTKEACSFRDSYQDFQHYGAMVIGISSDNVASHRSFATHHNLPFTLLSDPKNEVRKLFGVPKTFVIPGRVTYVVDKKGIVVHEFNSLRDGEKHVTESLEALRKM